A window of Vidua macroura isolate BioBank_ID:100142 chromosome 4, ASM2450914v1, whole genome shotgun sequence genomic DNA:
ACAATGTCAGATAGTTTCCAACATTTTACTCACTTATACATTAAACCTGGAAACAAGATCAGCATAGTAAGAAAGCCATAAGTAATCCTCAGACAAGCCAACAGGATACAATGTTCACTTCTAAATGGCTAAGACACCATCATTTACATTTAACCATATCTATAATATTTAAAGGTCAGGGCAATTAGTGTAGTCTGAAGACAACTAAATTCAAGAAATATCAACATAATAAAACAAGGTTTAGGCATCTGCACTACAGTGCAGAGGGTTCAAACTGTAACTATTACAGGTATATtctaaaataatgtaattattttatgatttagAACTTACCATGATTGACAGCTAACACTTTCCGACTGTTCATTTTGACAAAGTTTCCAAGTGGCAGCTGTGCATGACCAATTCCCTGCTCTACAGCTTTTCTGTAAGTAATTCCCTGGGGAAAAGATACCAAAACAAGTGGATTGAGAATTACTGTTTCAGATCAGCCCATACAGATTTACTACAAGTATCATTTTCTGGCAAGAGTTTTGCCTGTGCTGCCATGATGTTGCTTTAGAAGTTGGTTACAAAAAGAAACTTAACCTGATTGGACAGCACCTTCCTCAAGGGCTATTACTCTGGAAAACTCACTACTTTCTATACATGTCACACTGTGACCTGTGGTCAAAAGGATTGTAAATGAAACCTGTtcatgcagctgcagctctagAACCATCAGCTGTTTCCTGTTTTAAAGGTAAGCTTATGGTAAAGTACAAAGTTATTCAGGTTGTAGTCACTTGGTGTTTTTTCAGAGGAAGAGTAAAGGATAAGAAAACTCTGGAACACaagccactgctgccaccacaaGTGTTGTTCACATTTCTTCAACATTTTTTGAGTTCTTCTTTGAAGAAGAGTTCTCATTATTAATTATGTTAGTTTACACATGAACAATAATGGCAAATAAGGTGccaaaaaaaagctgcaaagaaaCAGACCCACAGTTTACCTTGTGGTGATTGTGATCCACCAGTCCTCCAATCACATAGGCTTTCTTCTCATCAAGCTCTCTGAGAACGTCTGGGGAATCTGAGGTAAGATATACTAGGTCTTCTTTCTTTATTAGCTCACTATAGTGCTCTGATCTAATTTGGATATCCTCAAAAAAAGGTAGTTAAAAGAAGTTACATTCAACTGATGAATTGCTGACCAAGCTTTACAGACCCAAGATGGGACTagcaaaataaatccaaaataaatgTGGTCATTCCACATTCCTCCTTCACGTTCAAATATGTAGCACAGTGcagattaatttttctgtgtaaacAATCCAGTCCCTAGAGCACtgatttgtaaaataaaatccttaAGTTCTTGTGATTCCCTTCAAACGTTGCCATATTTCTCCTatgaagcaattaaaaaaaagtgaaccCAGAAGCAAACGCTTAGTTAACATTAATTGTTCAGTAAGATAAGTTTATGCTAAGCTCTCGTGAAGCAGCTATTGCACAAGAACTGCTGGAAACAGGACTGCTTTTATTTGTTCTAAGCGCTCTTCCTTTGGAGTTGTTGGAATAGCGGCTTAACAGGGAGTCACAAGGAAAACCAACATGAGCTTGACCGTAAGAGAAGCTACTTCTCTCCAGAACACTTCAGTGCTGAGAGGCAACGTGATGAAAGTGAAAGTGCACACCAAAGAATCACATCCCAACTGGCAAGTCTTATTTTAGACATGGATAAAAGAGCACTGTCAAGACAAACAACTGGTGGAACTGCATAAATCAAGGAGTCCTGCTTAGTCTATCAAGAATGTTCaatgaaaataagtgaaaatgGATCTGTGTGTAGTTTTTCAAGCAAAATTCAAATCTAGATTCAAGAAAATCAGTCTTTGGCTTATTTAAGTTAAATCAATTAAAAGGACAAAAGCTACACTTTTTCAAAGATGCTATTGCTCACATGTATTAGAAAAATCcatgtggaaaaaataatgttctttACAACTAAAAATATAGTTAACAACTACAATCAAGACTTTAACTTTTTACAGAAATACTCAATTATTCACCTTCCAATTCACCCATCCTTTGTCATTTTCGTTCATGTTGGTCTTCAACTGTCCCCCATGGCTGGTCAAGTAAAACttcaaacagaacaaacaagagGTACAAAATAGAAACATCAATTTGCCACAATCTGTTTCCTCTCTTTCCACCCTTAACAGTTAGCTAAAACTCTTAATATTTTTTGGATGGAAGTGGTATTAGGACCATATTCATATAGTTAGGGATATGTTTAAATTCAGACTTatactgactttttaaaaatctgccaCAGCTAAAAACAAGAGTATCAACAGCCTCTtactggcacagctggatctgGCACTTTTCATCTGCATGCACATACTGTTCCACATACAGGGGTATCCTTATTAACATGTGGGTGTtacaatagaaataattttcttattaaagaggcagcttaaatattttcttttcctactaCAGTTCTCATGTTTGGTACTTGGCAACAGTCGGTGTTCAGTTTGTTCAAACATACCTGCACAGGATGAAATGCCTTGCGGTTTTCTGCGTAACATCTCTGAATCTGCTTGTGAAGCTTCTTCACATCCTGTACACAAcacagtttgtttttatttagtcCTTCATACAGACCATCACAAAATGCTTTATCATGAGCCAGTCAgaagctgaagagagaaaaaggaagctTTTAACTGGCAAAAGTGACTACTCAGAGAGTCTGGGCATCAGATCCTGAGCGAAAAAACACCCACAGTGAGGGGATTATGCTGACAAGGAGACACACACATCTTCAACACAGGTGTACTTAGACATCTCTATGCATGTGCTTGGTTTACAttattctaggaaaaaaaaatcacaaggaTTTAATTAACATACAAAATTAATCTGAGGAATCAAACAGGTTTATCACTGTCACAACACTTGGTCTGTAACCCATGGGAAAATCCTCAGAACATACAGTCTatattgaagaaaattaaatataccTAGTTAATCTGAAGTTCCTTTTACCTTTAACACCATCAGGTCATCAAAGCTGCAGTCCACAATGAGGCGAAGCGTGCTAGGAACAACTTCCCTGCGCATGCACTTTCTGTCATTCCCCTCACTACTGGAATCCAATTTTGACTGACGTTCTAGTTTTCTCTTCTGGCGTTTTTCTTTTCGTTTCTGCctaagtaaacaaacaaaccaatccTCAAAaagtgctgccagctctgctgaggtACTGTGTTATGCAAACAAATGCAGACTTCTAGGACCAAAGTGGTTTTCCTGTGACTGTGATAGTTTAAACGCAGCCTGTTGCCTGCATTTGTGCCACACTGAGACCAGCACAAAACACTCCCCCACCTTTGTGAAGTTCTGCAAATACCTACAAAGACAGACATCTGACACAAATGTAATTAACTCAATACTGGGAGTCTCACGGATTTAAGGGTGCTTTGAGTCAAGTCTCATAACAGAACTAACCAAAAAGTGATAAGTTTACACATGAACAGCAATCACAGTATCAGAATGAGGAAGGCAATTTACATCCTGTTTCACTGAACAGTTTCTCAAAAGGCTTCTGAAGAAATTGTTCCATCCTCCAGTCCTCCTGACAGGAGCAGGCAGTTGGAAGATCAAATTTCAGAGACAGCAACAACCGCTGTCTTGGGAAGGAGCACCCGGCAGTCAGTGCGATAAGAATAAATCACCATCAGTGCATTTGCAGATACATTTTCTCTCAACACAACAAAACAGAAGCTCTGTGTAAGTCAGTGTAACTTGTAGCACAGCACTTCACCTCTCAAATATAGCTGCTTTTATTCAGTGTCTTTGTAAGATTCTCAAGTCTGCCAGCATCAGGAAAAGAGGAACAAGGCCACATGTTCTGTCTCCCTTCTGACAAATGAACAACATCCACGTTTGAATCCCTCCTGACATCCTCTTGAAGCTGAGGAACAATTCTAGTATGAGGAGGGGATGCTTACCTCCACAGCCTGTTCAAGTGCAGACGAAGTAGCCTGGGGCTACTGCTTTAAACCTGGTGTGGGAGAAAACTGGTTCAACTGCCTTGATTTGATGAAGCAATTTACAAGTACATACTGCTGACACGTCGTTATTATTAGCACTAAATATTACATGGGAACCATGGGAAGCTGCTTTGCAAATCATACCTCCGTAGATCTTTCTGTTCTTCCCACTGCCTCTGCTTCAACAGCTTCTTCCTTTGCCTCTTGGACATGGACTCAAGGCATTCTTCCTTGCCAGAGCCTGCCTCCAGTCTCTCTAGTGGATTGTCATTTGACTTTGCCTTTCCTTCCACATCAGGAACTTCAGGGAACGGGGTATTTTCCATTGGCACCTCTGGACTGTCCGTGGGTGTTTCAGACGACATTAGCTTTT
This region includes:
- the TRMT10A gene encoding tRNA methyltransferase 10 homolog A: MKYPVCAEKQIRKPSQKLMSSETPTDSPEVPMENTPFPEVPDVEGKAKSNDNPLERLEAGSGKEECLESMSKRQRKKLLKQRQWEEQKDLRRQKRKEKRQKRKLERQSKLDSSSEGNDRKCMRREVVPSTLRLIVDCSFDDLMVLKDVKKLHKQIQRCYAENRKAFHPVQFYLTSHGGQLKTNMNENDKGWVNWKDIQIRSEHYSELIKKEDLVYLTSDSPDVLRELDEKKAYVIGGLVDHNHHKGITYRKAVEQGIGHAQLPLGNFVKMNSRKVLAVNHVFEIILAYLEKRDWKEAFFSVLPQRKGAVPLGEANDSSKHALSGKEDEDNDSDSN